The genomic region ataaataaaGTGATTTCTTAGAAGTTTCTGCTTGAAATTTATTTGTGTCAATGCTGAGATTGTTGCAGTAGCCTCAGCAGCCTAAGCTAACAATAGTCCGATTGCACAAACATTATTGACCGTGGAGAAGACAGACTGATACACTGGAGTATGTGACACAGGACAACATGAGGATCAAGTATTGGATAAATGAGGTAGCTAGCAGACCTTTGGATCCTAACTGCACAGTGTTGAGTAGATAAATAATTACTTTTTCATTTGGAGGGGAACTACTCCTGTAAAAGCTGACTAGCTGGTGAGCTAGTTGGGgtaaaaagaatttaaaaaacaaacaaacaaaaaacagaaaaaaacaacaacaacattaagtCAAAGTATAGACATAGTGAGTATAAAATTTAGGTGCATGGCCTACCTTTGGCTTATTTGGATGGCTTCGACTTGGGTTTTGGGCAGGTGCACTCTCGGAAGCACCAAATATGTTGCTGGTTGGTCCACCGGGAGgttttggtttttgttgttgctgagcTGGAGGTTCAGGTTCCCCGAATATTCCGCTACTCTTGCCACCTACATAAAGTATTAGATGTGTGTTAAGTTTTGCAGCAGTGACAGCGTCATAATAACACACTCCACTCTgtcacatttcattttgattAGCTTTTGAACTGCTCTGCCCAATTGGTGTTCCTTTAGATTTATGACACTGTGGCAGAATGTTTTTTACGGTTACTTATATGGGGTTAAGAAACAGTTTGATACCTGAATTGTGCTTTTAAAAAGACCAATCACCCTACGGCGTCTTATCATGTGCATTAGAAAATTATAGGGCCatatactgcacacacacacactacaatgGCAGCAATGCACTAACCACTTCAGGGATGCTAATGCCCCTGTAAAATAGGCAGATAAGGCAGGGTGACTCAGCAGTCCCTGTGTGGCACTCAGACCATTTCTCAACAGCAGACTGGACTGAAAACATACTTCACTATAGATACTCCACAAAATCTGGAGGTGGATCACATTCAGACACTGACAACAGTGAAAGTGTCTGCACTGGAATTATCACAACATAGTAGCAGTTTTCACACAGTCCTGGACACTGATAGATGTTGTGACTGGCCTGCCTCACTCAGCACATCCATTCGCTCTGACATGCTCATCTGACCTGGAGGATTGGAGCGTCTGGGTACATTCCGGACCTCCTCTGGTGGAGCGAAGACTGTAGAGGCCATCTTATTAGGTCTTCTTGATGCTGCAGAGTCGTCTTCATAGCCACCAAACAGGTTACTGGAGCCACCTCCAGGAGGCTGCAACACCCTGCAGGAGATGAAAGATTACAGTACTACTTTTATAGGATACTATTCAATGTattcatccatgtctcattaaaatcaattaCTCTGCGCAAGTGTGACCTGGCAAAGCCAGACTTCAAATATTGATAGAGGATACTTTTACTGATCTACTTGTAATTCATCTCACTAAATCATATCATACTGTATATAAGGGTGCCAATTTCTTAAAGGAGTCACACTTGTCAGATGATGTTTATCCTCGCCAAATGAGTGGACACTAATGGTTTCAGAGTGCCTCTGTGTCATGGAGGTTCATGTTTACTGACTACTGTttaaaacatgatgtcatcTTTGCAATCGGGCACACAAAGAGGACCCGTAGAAAACAGAAGGAAACCTGTCTATAAATGTTTAAGTACAGCCGACAGCTTGTGCGCAACTACATAACAGGTTATTTGATTACACACAGGGCATGGCGCCATACGTCTGATATCTCCGGCTTGTTAGAATTGAGGCCATAGTTTCCCACGTTATTAAAAGCCTCAAGATACGTAAACTGGACTATTTAGCCGAGCTGATACAAGAACTGACGCTTTCAAATCAGTAGGAGGAAACTAAGTCTCCTTCGAACAATGTGGCCACAAAGCCGTTGTTGGCGAGTACAAAGAAGAGCAGTCAGAAGTGGCTTTCACACTTCCGCAGGCGCAGCAGACAACGCCTGATCTGTTAGCTTGAAAGCTAACGTTAATTCTTGACTCTTAAGTTTGCTAACGCAAGACAACTCAAACCAAACTATCTCAAGTCGAGCTACCACACAGATGTTTATCTTAACTTACTTATAACACCGCTGATTGCTAGCGTTATGTTAAGGCGTTAGCATAAAAGTGATGGTGCAAAAACCCACGAAGAGCTCCTGTCACATAACGTTAACCTACATTGAGAAACTAGCTGACCGAGCGACTGCCTACACTCGTAATAAGACATTGTCGGCCATTTCTTACACAGATAACCAAAGTACACGACTACATTCTTCACCTTGAACTCGGTTTTGAAGCACTATCCAACCCTTGAAACATGTTCGTCGAAGTCATAGTGGTTTTGTTGTGAGCCTTCAAGTTTCCGAAGACAACTTCGTCAGTTTGCCAACTGGACGACCAGCGAGTTCCCCCTGCCTGCGTGTGCCCAACCAAACTCCGTAGTGAAGAATTTCAGTCCACCCAACTGTGACACAGAGAAATATAACTGGTCCACTGCCAATCTGCTGAGTGATGAGAGGCGCTCGTTTCATGTCACCTGGTACCCCTCCTGATAAAATGCACTGAGTAATCCATGTCTAGAAGTATTTTGAGACAAAACTATTATTTAGTAACAGCAATCCTTAAGCCACTGATACATCGgttaataaatgtaatttttatacATGTCgtttataaaacaaataaacaaaaactccGCCCTGCTATTCTCTCCTAGAGAAATTAAACGAACAAACCCATAAACTAATCTCCATATATTGCGCTTGTTTTTGACACCGAGGCGCCTGGCCTGAACAAAGGCAACGTGAACTGGGTCTGTGATATCAACTAAACTGAAGCGCAGATGTTATTTAGTTGAATCcctttgtgtcatattttctGTGCTTTCTTGCTGGCGCGTTATAACATTTGCTGTAAATCAGTGTTTGGGTCCCAGCCGTAAATATCACATTCTGATTCTGCTTGACCGGGTGATTTTCGGCGTACGCCAGTGTTGAATTCAAGCGCAACCTCTGAGCTCCGCCTAGTGATTTGATCGTCAAAATGTCAATCACTTTCTGGGCGGAACTTATTTTTAGAGCGCCAAATTCCCCACTGCGGTGATCCAATCTCGTTGAAATAACGCTTAATTACTGAGTGAAAATGTTAGATTATTGAAGAATCAATCTagctttaaactttaaaaacatatattcgATAACTTACATGGCACGACAGGAAGAGAATGGCAATTGGTCCATCGCAGGGCCTCTCCCACTAACAATTGGCGGAGCTGCCTGTCAATCAAATTCTAACCGTCGTCCTCGTGTCTTCCTGACCAATCACAGGATTTGTTGTCGAGTTGTAGTGGGCGTGCCTAAACGCGTGTACAATGAACCGCAGGAACTGCCATCGGTAACAAGCTGGACGGCTGCCGTCAGCTAGCAATGCTAGCTTGTGTCTGGACTGGTAATATCACCAACAGGCTTCCACCCAAGGTAATTCCCAAACTTTGATTACTGTTATTTATCTAACAAACTGTTTGAGGCTCTCCGTAAAATAACCATCGTGTTACAAGCCGTTTTTGCGGCGTTGTGGGTTGTTTGACAGTCAtagcgttaacgttagctagccaaCAGCAGCATCCATGCTAGGTACCACGTTATGTATGGAGGCGACTCTTATAAGCATGTAATACAGCTTATTCCAACAAAGTTAACGACAACCGTTAGTTTAAATAATGTCTTTATTATTGGCTATTACGGCATTACACTTCTTGAGTAATGTCAACCTTCCGGTGTAACACCAGACCAGTGGTTAGACTACTATAATCACAAGGCTGATATGACTGTAACATTGCGGGGGCAATATGCAATGTAACTGAGAAATCAGTGTGATGCTGTAAGATTTTAGATTAACCTGGAGCTAGGGTGAAacgatattttgacatttagcATAAGTTAAATTATAGTGACATTCATTTACCAGCATTCCAGTTACTTGAAGTTGTAAGATTTCTAAGagcacaagtaaaaacaaacttttctaCTAGTTTTGGGCTCTCACTGCTGTTAGATCAGTTATACTTTGTGGATGATGAAATCTGGGATTTTGCGTTTAAATGACACACAACAGAAATGTAAAGGCTGTATGGGAATGTAGAAAGGGGGACGCCCCTCGTCATTTTCATGCTCAAGCTACTCATATCCAATTAATCTTTCTTTGTCGAGCTTCCTCCTGCTGTCATCCGCTTGGGCTGCTACACTCCAGATTACTTAGAAATATATAGATTAGTGGATATCAATCGAGCAAACACAATATTATAAATGCAGTCATGTTTACACATGACAGTATTTTACAGACGTAATACACCACATCTTGCTGTACACCGAGCGCTTAAAGCCCGCTCctcattttgacatattttgaaGTATTTGTATGAAGTGATAGTAATATGTGCAAATAGAGTATTGTCACAAAGCCTTACAATTACAGgatgtatataaaataaattgttttgcAGACATTATTTCTGCAGGCGATGGTGACGTAGTGACAAGCAAAGTCCACTTGCTCACAGGTTAATAAAACTATCTATGCGTATCAATTCAAATGGGCTCAACTGTCACATGCTACGGTAAATTCTTCTTCAGTGCATGCAGTGAATGTATCGTATCTGTCAGTGGGTTTATAGTTTTATTtcttgatgcaaagaagcattGAGTAATGTTGTTGCTGATAGAAAACAGTTGAACTGCGCAGAGAGTTCAGCTCAGTCGAAGCAGGAGCAAGGAGAGGGCAGAAAGCAGAGAGATCGGTCTCGGTTTTATTATGCTCAATTTGATCAGTATTTGTCAATATAACCGGTTGGACTCATGGTGAAGAGAAAGAAGACGTCGCCTACTAGCGAAGAGCACGAAAATGggtaaaattatgttttaaataaacactttATTTAGAGGTCGAATGCACCGAGGGGGTTCGTTGTCGTTTCTGCAGGGCGCTAAACTGAAAAGCGCTCGCATTTGAATTTAGTTGAAATTCAACCTAAAATATTGGCCATTTGAGCCGAGAGACACTTGGTAAAACACCGCCGTCAGTTACTAAACTATTTTGGTTGTTGAATGTAATTTATCTCAAGACGTTAAATGCATATATTTGGTGTTGTTTTGTCGGGACTGGTGAGGGGATTTGAAACAAACAGCGGCGGCCATGTTGAGAGACAGTGAACGTCGTCTTTAGAAGTTAATTTTGCACACCGCTTTGCTCCTAATGTGACAAATTTTCTCTGAATGTGTTTTGGCAGCATGACACTGGGCTCCAGGGAGGGGATCGGTGTCGATGGGAGGAGGAATCCGTCCAGAAAGCCCGAAGGTTGCGACGAGGAGGAGAGCGGAGAGCAGGCGAGCGAGGAGCGCAGTACAAAGGGAGACGACGGAGTGGAAATTCTTAATCCATCAACCACGGGTCTCAGCCCCGGTTCAGCTCCGGTTCTCCCCGCCTCTCCGCCGAACCGAGCCGGGCTTGGCTCAACCCAGCATTCCCAGACCTTAACTGAGTCCGCCCCTCCGTGTCACGACCAGCATCATTTTCTCCGATCAAGCGTTCGACCTCCGAGTAAACGGATCCGGAAGGATTCAATCGGCTCGACCATCAATGGACATGGCGGGGCAAAATCGAAAGGTACTGTGTGTGTCCAGCTCAGCGAAAAGTGTGCATAGGTGGGATTAGcagggggtctgcccccagttGTCACAGTGTTTACACTTTGTTTATCAGTGATGGCTAAACTGATGCAGGTTTTGTTGCTGTATACTCCCTCTGGGGCTCTGGCTGGGTTGTACTCTAGATTTTTTTGGCTGCTCCTGCCCAAGTTGCAAAACCATCCTGTGAACCATTTCTGTAGAAAGGAGAGGAGTCACAGACCAGAACTTAAATATCAATGAAAATCAGACTATTTCCAATTCAATTTGTTTTTGGAAACTTGCCACTGTGGCGTTAAAAACATGGGGCTGCCATGACTGTCTTATCAAGTGAATGTATGCATGGGAAACCACAAGTTTTAGACTTAAGTATCCCTGCATGGAAATGAAAACAGGACAGTTGCTAGcgcttttaattatttattatttattttttggatgCAATTAAAGTAATATTTATATTGATTTTATCCATACTAATCAACACaaataataacaacacaaaAAGCAAATGCCTTAATGGTGCACTGTCATTTTAGCAATTCTTAGACACTGTCATTGGTAAATTTAAACAGTAACATTgtgccaaaacaaaaaactaaagccagagatagctgaaggctctcaGACTTTGCTGACTTGTAAACACACAGAAGAATTTGCCTCATTACTGATCACCAGTATTGAAAATGCCTCTGATACTGCTTTAAATGCTGGATCAGCTATTGGCGAGTACCCAAGTCTATGCGCCAAAGCAAGACCATATGatttattaataaactttaaagtGGTTTTGCACCCAGATAAAACAGCAGTTTTGtcaaaaattaaatgaattttTGCTGCTCTAAAAGAAGAACTGATTTCAGATAAATGGTGCAACGTTAGCTGTCAGCAAAATGTCAGcaatttggtgatattttacacTGAAAAGTCTCACCAGTTTAGGGTTTAAACTGAGTCATGCTACACAACAATGATAGTAATCATTTCACATCCGTACGGGGTTAGTAGTATACAgctactcatttatttatttttaatgcaatgGTATCGTATCAGTAGTCATTATCGGTTGATACGCAAGTTCAAGTATCAGATTCAATATCGGGAAAGAAAAATGGTATTGGAGCACCTTTGCTCACAAACAATGataaatacaaaagaaaacCTAACAGAAGGCGAGGCAGTGGGGTGGGGCAGCAACATTAATGTCCAGTATGTGTGAAACCAGCTGAGGTGACTTTTGCTCACTTTGAAAGCCTGTTAATGAAGTGCAACACCAACTTGCACCATCCTCATCTTCTTTGctcatttttttgtcttgtagATTTAGTGAGAAATTATCACTGCCTTGTTTCAGTCTGTGTAATTATGCTGCAATGACAGTGTGTCAGTGTCCTTTCTTTAAAAATGCTTTTATAAATGACTCGGATCAAACAGACTGTGTACAGTATATCGATGAGTTGGTGTGCTCTGTCAGGTATGACTAGTggatttcttttgttgttgttgtagagAGACAGATTGTTTCATCAATTTTATATTTAGATTAGCTAAGAGTCAACCAGTTGACCAAGAAGCCCCACTTATTTTGATATGATGCTATATTTGTGCTCatctattttgaaagagacaaatCTAGGTTAGTGCCTGTGACCAACACAGAgatttgtatttgtaaatgAATCCGTTTTGGCTGAAAATCTACATTTGCCTTAAAATAGTGCAGCGCTTCAACAGCGACTGCCTCTGTGATTGTGTTAATGCCTTTGGCATTGTGCTCTGCGCTGGGGTAAACGCAGCTATTGGAGCCCACCAGGAGTTGGTTTTGGACCTGTGTACTGTGGACCTGGCCGTAGGGACTGATTGCTTTTCCTGCCTCCTTGCCAGAGCTGAACCACAGAAGGGGAAGCTCTGCAGGTTGTGCAGTGTAATGGCAGTGGGTGgctttgtgtgcatgcattttaaCATATCCCAAACCACGAACTGcaattgtatttttctttccatGCCTTACAAAACAACCCAGGCGGTCAACCAAATATATGGCTACATCCTTATTACATAAGGActacataattttttttttactctattaaagttgtgtttttttgacgTAGTGTTTCATGACTGATGGATTTGTGGGCTCTCGTCTCTGTGTAACACAGGGGCAGAGAATGGCTCTTCCTCCCAGGGGACAGTGGGACAGTCAGGGCCTGTGGCCGGCTCCACGGGGGGTGTGTCGAAGGCCTCCAAGGGCCAAGGGTCTTCTGAGAAGGAGGAGCAAGCTGGTAACCAGAAGAGAGCCCGTCGGCAGTGGGAGTCGTGGAGCACAGAGgacaaaaacagcttttttgAGGGGCTCTACGAGGTAAAGCGTAGACCCAAATAGATTGTCACAGGTCAAAAATGGACACTACCTTATGTTACATAGCATTCATTTGAagtgtttgcatttgtttttatcatcttcTAATCACCTCTACTACTCTGGTCTGCAGCACGGGAAGGATTTTGAGGCTATCCAGAACAACATTGCAATGAAGTACAAGAAAAGGGGCAAGCCAGCCAACATGGTGAAGAACAAGGAGCAGGTTCGCCACTTTTACTACCGGACCTGGCACAAGATCTCCAAACACATTGACTTTGCCAATGGTGAGCTGCTCTTTATTTTTGTCACCCAAAAACACCCTTACTGAAGCCCCTTTTATACAGCTGGTTCAAAACGGGAATGTCGTGCCAGAGTTCTACCTTGCTATtctgtataaaatgtacaaatagcAAAGCAAAGGTAGAAACAGAGCTGAATCGGCATCTGTAAAATTACATACTAGACGCCAACACTGTTGTGCTGCACACCGGCATGctatttaaaattttgcagacGTTGTTTGGCTCAGTGTAAAAAAAGCAAAGCCAGTGTAATTGTTGATCAGTATTGCAGAGTCTGAGTTTACAAAGGGTTTTACTCTCAATTTTTAAATGATATTAGCATACAGCTTATACTGTCTCATCTCATCCCACTTATCCTTTTGTGTCCGTGTATCCTGATTTTATAGCACTTTGTGAGGTAGGGAGACTCTGTCCCAAAACATATGTTTAAAAACCTCTCCAGATAAGCTTGAAAGTCCTCACTGTGACTGCTGTGTTATCTTTATGTAGCACACATACGTCACATGTTACAGCACTGTTATGACTTGTGCCACCTTTTTCTTCCCAGTGTACTCCAGAGTGCTCAAGAAATCCTCTCAAGAGCTGTACGGCCTCATTTGCTATGCCGAGCTCCGCAAAAAAGTTGGAGGATGTAAGTGAAGGCTGCACatgtgaatgaatggatgaatgccttttttaaaagttgttttgtgtgtgggtgtttttctgCTGTTAGTTTGGGACGCAAGGGATGTGATTAAATGCTGCACCCTCCCAATCACGGGGGACAGCTGCTCCTGAGGGACAATGTCATAAACAGCtctgtgttttgtctttgaCAGTAATGGATGATAAGAACGTGACAAAGCTGAACGAACTAATCCAGCAAGGGTAAGTCTGTAGTAAAGTTGAAAAAACATATCGCCCACTCACACTTTTTTCATTGGTATTGTTAATAAACATTGGCTTTTTGTGTTTACATACACACATCTGGGATTGTCAagattttgattttaattaCTATATCACATCTGCAAAACACAGATAAGCTTTCACCCTCAGTGTTAGGTCATGACGACATATGACAACTACAAGAAATAAGCTGCAGGAACAGTGATCTTTAAGGGCCATTTCACcccaaattgaaaaaaatacatatttcctcttacttgaagtgctatttatcagtctagatttcTTTAGTGTGAGTTGCGGAGTATTGGGGATATCAGccataaagatgtctgccttcttttgaatgtaatggaactacatggcactcggcttgtggtgcctAAAgtaccaaaaatatttttaaaaactttacagcaatgtctctctccagaaatcatgacccagttactcaagatactCTGTTGACCTTGTTgcaagcagtttcatgtaggaactattttctttttggtggtttacatctcgcactgtcacgagcacgagcctcttgtccatgagtagatgcacacttccttctgcttGGTGATatagttggtgggtgtagtttggaagaaagaaaatagttcttacatgctcagaacaaggtctgtggattaccttgagtaatggcgtcatgatttctggaaagagacattgttcttgagtttgagttttgagtttttTGGCGTcttaagcaccacaagccaactgccatctggttccattatatttgagagagggcagacaACGCTTCAGtggatatctccaacactgcagctcacaccaaaaaaactgatagcgctacaggtaagagaaaaaaaaatgtatttttgattttggggttaactgtccctttaaagcaacattttcaaaatattgtTTGATATGGCATTAAATTACTTACTGCATGGCTACTGAGTTTTAAAACGTTTTTGTTTATGACAATTGTTTAACGTATTCTGTGATGTGTATGTAATCTACAAAAGTTTTCTCGACATTTCACTGCTGTTCTGTCTTATTTATCCAGGGCCACCACTGTGCGCTCTAAAGGGAGGAACTTGCGTATCAAAGCACCCATGTGCCGAGCACTGAAGAAACTCTGTGACCCAGATGGTGAGCATGTGATGCACAGACAGCCGACGCATACAtacaaagtaaacaaaacatcagtGCTGAAAATATAAACCGTGGCAATAGTGAGGCACAGGGTTTGTGGGGGCGGGGTTTTGGCAATAACAATGGCAGCGTGTGGGCTAGTGGTGTTTCCATGGTAACTACATGGGAGgaaagtgaggaggaggagcaggagggagaTGATGGAGATGACTGGTCTGACCGACTGGCATCTGCCCCTCTGTTCAATAACAGCcactcaccaaacttggagaaaACATTTGCTTTGATCAAAGGATGGAAAATTAGAATCCCACCGTTCATCTGCTGTCTCTCTCATGTAGgcagtgtttatttttgggCTACATCCACCCTACTACATCTCCATTTTAATCCGCATAACTATTGCTACATTTACGCCTAGCTGTTTTGGAGCCCCTAAAACAGAAACCTTTGAAAATGCAGCTGACCCCATTTTAgtttaaaactgcattttcaTCTGGACGCGCAGAGACTGagacttttgaaaacaatgaagcAGACACCCACATTTGCCTGCTGAATGTGTCTAAACAGTCACGACGTGTCAAGCCAAATTATGATAGCTATAGGTCTACATATATTTTGTGATTACATCATTCCATCGCCATGGCTTCCGTCAACAGTGGATAATGTTCACGTTATTGCTCTAAAACGTTACTGTATTTGCTTTGCACCAACTCTGTCTTTTTTACACCACCACGACTGCCTTGTACTCGTTTGTTACTTTTATTAACAGTTCATCTTGTTGTtggtccaagcaaagaaatctgcGGTGTTATTTACCACCTTCTCTGTAGTATTTTATGTAACCAACTGCagagtagacaatctgcttcctgtttacatcggCACATTTGTGCTCAGTGTACGTAAATGGACATATCATATGCATTTTCAGGTGTGTTAGTATGGATTATTTTTGAAATGGTGCTACAAAGCTTGTGTGTATggagattgtttttgtttcaaaatgcgATTTTAAAATGCAAGCGGATCAGTGTGGCTGTGGCCTTTGCTGTATCAGTGTTTTGCAGAAAATCTTGGCAAAGGGCCTCGTCCTGGTTTGTTCAGTTTCCTCTTCAGTACCACGGaggttgtcttttttttaggttcagtgtgttgttgtgtacTTGTGGCAATactaagttttttatttttatgacttCATACTTTCACAAAATTCCTCTGACTGGGTGCCTGCTCTtgctctttaaaaaacatctgaCCTTTTCTCACGGAGAGATGTTTGTTGGTGTTTCTGATTCAGTCTCACTGTGTCCGTGTGTGTCCGCAGGAGTGAGTGACGAGGAGGACCAGAAGCCGGTGCGTCTACCCCTGAAGGTGGCAGTGGAGCTTCAACCACGCAGTAATCACTCCTGGGCCCGTGTTCAGAGTCTAGCCCACAACCCTCGTCTCAGGTCAGACATGCCTGTTTAATAATGTCTAAGAGAAGTTAATTACcaacaaacattttcaaaagcatAACATATGACAACACAAGAATTACTTAGCTTCAAAGCATTTCAGCACTGTATGAGAATCAGTTGGCAGCAATATCATAATCGCTTAAAATCCAATCAACTGTCAACACTCCCTGTTGACCCCTTCAGAATCCGTTGACACCTGACCCTTTAGTCTGATAATTTTTaatgtaagaaaaaacaaattcacaaacatccacttttgcTATTGTCTGCAAAATTTTCCAGCTGCATAGCTTAAAAATGGGATGCCTTTTGGTAATTAAATGCCAGTTTTTAGATGTTGGCATTTGCATGGATGCATCACCAAGCcgttttaaataaatgtttgccTGTTTGCAACAGAATAATCACAAGAAACAGAAATCTATTTAAAGACATGCATGCTTTGGAAAATGGTTagcacaaattctaactaaatACATGTAATAGCATTTTTCGTTGCCCAGATCAATGACTAAAGTTGATCTCTATTCTCATATGTGTTTATTAATAGTTAAGTGTGACCTAAAGAACTGTATATTTTAGAAGCAGCCCAGCGCTGTTCTGCTCCATGTTACTACAGCAGCTTGTAGATCATCAAGTATGTCTTTTGGTGTCTTCTCCAACCCAGGATGGTGGTGGAGCTTCACAGGAAAGTCTCAAGCCTCATTGAGTATCTGAAACAGAAGTGGGCGTACCATGACCAGCGGATTGTATCCTTTAAAACATCATATGTTTTGCAACTTCATGGAGCTGTATTGTTTGCATttcagtttagaaaaaaatggtTGCACAGAGTATGAGAGAGCATGTCTGTGATACAAAGTCATCATGTGACAGTGGAGCAGTGAACTTGTTCATATAAACAATCCTTTATATGAGTTTGATGGGATAAGATGATAACAATTTAATACTAGTTTTTCTATCACCCTTTGATACAGTATCTGTTTTATAGAGCCAGCTGCTAATAACGTGCTACAAtatgttgcacagtacaatatTTTTATCATCTTTGGTATGTGAATTGGAGCACTGATGTTGCTGTAAACATTAGTGTACTGTAAATGTGCCTATTTCTGTCATGTTATGTCTGAGTCCTTGACAGTGACACTTCAGCTTAAGAGTCTCAGGGAGAGGGAGGCTTTGGAGGGTGGCCAGTCCGGCACAGCCTCTCCCAGCAAATCCCAGCAGGAGGAGCTCTTTCTTTACCCAGCTGAGAGCAGCACTTTGACTACACTGCCTGGTGTGGCACGTGTCGTTCACTCCAAGGCCTCCTGCACCGTACACTGGCTAGAGAGTGGCAAGAACCGGCCTAATGCCAAGGAATTGCCAGCTGCTCAGATTCTGGGTATTCACACGGCTCCACCACTTCGGACTGGTACTAAATCTGGACGAGGAGGCgccgccactgctgctgctgttggtggtCCCTCAGTGACTGTATTGGGTGACAGTCGACGACCTGAACTCCTTAACCCTGATCCTTCACAAGACTGTTCTACAAAGGCAGAAGAGAGGAGACCTCAGTGGGTTTCTACCCCTGCTTCTT from Epinephelus moara isolate mb chromosome 18, YSFRI_EMoa_1.0, whole genome shotgun sequence harbors:
- the jpt2 gene encoding jupiter microtubule associated homolog 2; the protein is MTSTNMFQGLDSASKPSSRVLQPPGGGSSNLFGGYEDDSAASRRPNKMASTVFAPPEEVRNVPRRSNPPGGKSSGIFGEPEPPAQQQQKPKPPGGPTSNIFGASESAPAQNPSRSHPNKPKDNLSVGPEPETPAPAPAPAPAPAPEAKVIQPEVKEEAATPAPMPAKEEPAAVPATPEPEPPSSTSSSSPPTETGELKNHEPHLGPKPRSHNRVLNPPGGVSSVVFY